GCAGTCCTTGCGGGCGGCCGGGGCATTACAGGCGGATTTAGAGATTATTTAGATATGGGCTGAAAGCTGAAAGCGAGATTATCATGGCAGATAATATCTCCATACCTGCTGAAAGCAGCAAAATCAAGGTGATAGGGCAATCGGCCGATAAGCGTACTAAGGACGAAAAGTTAAAGGCGGCGTGTGCCGAGTTCGAGTCGCTTTTTATCCATCAGTTATTGAAGATGATGCGTGACGCCGTTCCTAAAACAGCCCTTTTTCACGGGGGTCCAGGTGAGGATATTTATACCTCTATGTTTGACCAGGAAGTGGCCAGGAAAATGGCTGAGGATAGGGGGATTGGCCTGGGGAAACAGCTTTATGAACAGGTTTCAGAGGCGATAGCAAAGACCAGGAGAAACGAAATCCCCGGTTCAATCGGACGGGGGGGCCTGAAAGACAAAGAAACGAGTGGGGTAAACAAAGATGGCGACCAAAAGGAATGATCGTAACTTGCTTCTTCCCAAAGGAATATTTGAACTCCTGGAAAAAGAGGTGGGTTTTTACCAGGAACTTTTGAGGCTGCTGGACAAAGAGCATGAGTGCCTGCATAGCCTGTCTGTAGAAGAACTCTGCGCGGTAAGCAAGGCCAAGGAAACAGAGATATTGAAGATAAAGGTAGTAGAGGAGAACCTGAAAGATATTACGGCCGGGCTTTTCAAAAATCACGGTTATGTGGTGGAAGACGCCACAATAACCGCACTGATGGAGGTCGCCGATAAAAAGCAGGCCGGGATACTTAAGAATTATCTGGCCATTCTTACTGCCTTGAAGGGAGACATACGGGAGCGGAACGGCAACAACAAACGATTCATCGAGGAAACCCTGGAGGTTATAGAAGATTCCCTGTCCATTCTGGTGCCGCCCCGCAACGCTCCTTTTTATACCCCGCAGGGGAAGAATGCACGTTGTTCGTGTAATGCCAATGTCTTAAGTAGAGAGGTATAAGGTCATGAGCGGTGTAAATGCCGTACTAAGCATAGCCAGGACGGCCCTTCTTACCCAGCAGATGGCCATCGAGGTGACCAGCCATAATGTAGCCAATGTAAATACGCCGGGATACTCCCGCCAGCAATTGGTTATGGAGCCGAATAACTCCACCACGATAGGGTTAGGAGAGATAGGAACAGGCGTTCAGGGCCAGGCTATAATCCAGTACCATGACAAGTTCATGACCGCGAAGGTGAATCAGCAGGTGTCCACTATGACCGGCTTTGAGGCCAAGAAATCGAGCATGGCGGTTGTAGAAACGCTTTTTAACGAAACCACGGATGGAGGGCTTAATGAACTTTTAGGACAATTCTGGGCAGCCTGGCACGACTTGGGCAATAACCCTTCCGGTAAGGCCGAAAGGGCTACGCTGGTAGGGCGGGCCGAACTACTGGTCGATCACTTTCAGGGTCTGTACAGCGACCTGATGCGCCTCGGCACGGATATGGATATTAACCTCGACGCGGGGGTTGAAGAGATAAATTCCCTTACCGGACAAATCGCGGATCTCAATGTGCAGATTATAGCGGCCGACCAGGGTGTAGGTGCAGCCAATGATTTGCGGGATAGGCGTGACTATCTGGTGCAGCAACTGGCGGAGCTTATGGATATTAATTACTTTGAGATAGGCAGCGGCGCCTATACCGTTATGTCCAATAGCGGGCATATCCTGGTGGAAACCGATAAGTCCTGGGACCTGGAACTGAATGGCAGCCAGGTTTACTGGATCAGCAGCACCGGGGCAGAGGTGGAGATAAGCAGCGGTGATGTGCAGGGAGGGAAATTAGGCGGCTGGTTGGCGGTCAAACAGGAGATTATCCCCGATGTATTGGACAAGGTGAATAACCTGGCCGAGTCTTTTATCAGAGAGGTGAACAGCCAACATAGTCAGGGTATGGGGCTGGAGCCATTTACCACGGTGACCGGCACTTATGCCTCTACCGATAGCACTGAGGAGATAGGAACCGTTGACTCCGGGTTGCCTTTCTACGACGTGGTGCAGGACGGCTCCTTCAATTTATGGTTGTATG
The Desulfovibrionales bacterium DNA segment above includes these coding regions:
- a CDS encoding flagellar protein FlgN, with protein sequence MATKRNDRNLLLPKGIFELLEKEVGFYQELLRLLDKEHECLHSLSVEELCAVSKAKETEILKIKVVEENLKDITAGLFKNHGYVVEDATITALMEVADKKQAGILKNYLAILTALKGDIRERNGNNKRFIEETLEVIEDSLSILVPPRNAPFYTPQGKNARCSCNANVLSREV
- a CDS encoding rod-binding protein — translated: MADNISIPAESSKIKVIGQSADKRTKDEKLKAACAEFESLFIHQLLKMMRDAVPKTALFHGGPGEDIYTSMFDQEVARKMAEDRGIGLGKQLYEQVSEAIAKTRRNEIPGSIGRGGLKDKETSGVNKDGDQKE
- the flgK gene encoding flagellar hook-associated protein FlgK; its protein translation is MSGVNAVLSIARTALLTQQMAIEVTSHNVANVNTPGYSRQQLVMEPNNSTTIGLGEIGTGVQGQAIIQYHDKFMTAKVNQQVSTMTGFEAKKSSMAVVETLFNETTDGGLNELLGQFWAAWHDLGNNPSGKAERATLVGRAELLVDHFQGLYSDLMRLGTDMDINLDAGVEEINSLTGQIADLNVQIIAADQGVGAANDLRDRRDYLVQQLAELMDINYFEIGSGAYTVMSNSGHILVETDKSWDLELNGSQVYWISSTGAEVEISSGDVQGGKLGGWLAVKQEIIPDVLDKVNNLAESFIREVNSQHSQGMGLEPFTTVTGTYASTDSTEEIGTVDSGLPFYDVVQDGSFNLWLYDSNGDVIGGAANNIAIDADVGGTTLNALATAIDGISGVDASVSGGKLTISVDTGEELTAVGFGFSDDTSSVLAALGINTFFDGYDAGSIALNSVITDNTDNIAAGNIDSTTGDYSLGDNENALALADLQIQEVDIGGQSATLDDYYNALVGEIGITARGYNSGYDFSRNMVTQLGQLRDSVSGVSLDEEMTKLIQYQQAYSAAAKLIQSSDEMMQTLLSAK